A region of the bacterium genome:
TTACAGAAAAAGGCTTAGTTTCCCCTCTCCCCTTAAACCTCTTTAAATAACTAATGGCTTTGTCTGAATTAGCCTTTGTTCCCAAACCATAACAAGTATCTGTAGGATAAACCAAAACCCCGCCTCTTTTTAAAATCTCTACTGCTCTAACAATAATATCTTTAAAGTTTTTTGAGCTAAGTTTTGGATCAAATTTCAAAACTTCCATTTCCTTATATTAACCCAACTTCCTAATACCACAACTATTGACAATATAAAAAAATTTAGTATTGTAAAAAAGGCGAACATGACCTCGTCATGTTTGCCAGCCGCCCGGACAAGGCCTGGTTCCTTCCCTTTGCTCGGGCGGCACTCCTCTCTCCTGTCGGTGTCTCCCCATTTCCGTAATAGCCGGCGGCATAAAAGGGAGAAAACCGGCAGGAGCGATAATCCCCCGAGTTTAATCACTCGGGGGTTTCTTTTAAAGAAACTATTGACAAAATTTAAAACTTTGCTTAAATAAAAACATACCCTCCAATCCACATCCCATCCACGCCCATGGCAAGCAGGGAGGGATTTCCCGTCCTGCTTGCCAGCCATCACCATCCCCAAGTATAGTTTCTTGGGGGTTTCTTTTTGGCAACCTATTTAAAATAGCTCTTAAATACTTTCCAATTCAAAAGAAAATGAAAAACAATCAAAGCAAGGAAAAAGAGGCTAAAATAAAGGTGTAAAAACTCCCACTGATATTTAGTTAAATTCCAAAACAAAACCAATCCAGATCTTTTACCTGAAGGCAAAAACAGCCATAAAATTACCCCTGACCAAAAACTAACTAACCCGGAAAGCAGCATGCCAACATCTAATATTAATTTAACGATTTTTATTTTCATAAGATTTTAAAAATTATTTTTTATGTTGTCATTATAAACCAATAGCTTTTCTAAACAAACTTTATTAGCTATCTTCCTTGTTTCTATCTTTTAGCCACCACAAACTAAAAGCAATACTAATTACCACCGCTAAAGCAATAAAAACAAAAGCCAACCAATAAGTAGCTTCTCTGTTTTCACTACTCGGCTCTT
Encoded here:
- a CDS encoding DUF4405 domain-containing protein, which produces MKIKIVKLILDVGMLLSGLVSFWSGVILWLFLPSGKRSGLVLFWNLTKYQWEFLHLYFSLFFLALIVFHFLLNWKVFKSYFK